Below is a window of Nicotiana tabacum cultivar K326 chromosome 19, ASM71507v2, whole genome shotgun sequence DNA.
GCGTTGTACTAGCTAGAAACCAATGTGtccctttctctttcttttcctccattaaatcttTACTTCTTTTCACATGACTCAACCTTTGCTCTCTTTTCCGCATTAAATTTCTCCCCATCACATGATTTTTGTTCAATTTAACTTTTAAGTGTCAAATAAATATACAGATAGGTATTTCTAATTTAAACGGACTAGTATATCAAAGAATGATCGAAAGGACCAACTTCATGTGTGATTGCAGTCAGAGGCAGATCCAGAATTTGAATATTGTGAATTTTGATTGACAATTCTACCATATTCTATCTAATTTAAttgattcaaaatttattattttatatgtatttaatgaatttttggacaaaaatataaattatgagtgaaaattatgggttcagaTGAACCTATAGTCTCTACACTAAATACACTCCCGATTGCAGTAAATGCAAGGAAGAAATTAAACCGATAAAAATCGATGGTTAAGATTGATTTCATGTGAAGAAACTACATCATGGAACTTCAATTTTCCCTTTTAACTCTTTTCCTTTGTAGATGACATACCTTTGTCTCTTCTGCAAGACTTTTTCCCCTAAAGTTctagagagaaaaaaaagttgAGAACGGCGATGTGTTTAGGTAaggtaataataataatgattaGCAAGTGGATTGTCATATTCTCTAATTGAACAATAGAGGTTACTTAGTCAATGTTGTTATTAGGATTAGACAAAGAAATCCCACCAGTTTTTGTTGATTGGAAAGACATTTGCCACACATATAATCATATATGATAATTAATTAAAGTCAACTTTATAATTAGTGACAGCAAAaaaccataaaactagaaaatcACACCAGAAAGTCCTAAATCTTTTTATTCTCAGTTCTCAAACTTCCAGAAATCAAGAAACACGGGTTTCATGTTGAAAAGGtatgaccaaattttcctcttttattttaattactaATAGTGTTGTTATTTAAACTAGAAACCCAATAGCATTCTGAAATATACTAATAATCTAGTCATGTTACGTGTATAGTTTTGATTGTTTATCTAACAAATTCGCGCAAAATCAAATTTTAATAACGAAATGCCATGTTACAATGTTTCCTCTAACAACCAATAACATTAATAATCAATGTTTCTAATCTAACATATCGGTCTAACAGTAAACAGTCCAAGATAAAACAGTGATTACTATTTTTAAAACATGTTTTAGGAGGAAGGAACTTTATTCTTTTTCTGAGTTTTATTTAGAGGAACAACAACGTAGCAAGATTTAGTGCGAGCAGTATCGTCCCATTACTACAACTCGATTTGTATATATATGAGTTTGTGACAGTCTCTGCTTCGAGGGATACTTAAAATAAATATCCCATTAATGCAATAAAAAAATTTACAGAAATAAATGTGATAAATTACATTATATTAGATGTCGATTGAAGGAGACAGTGAGATATTACTGGGGCATATTCATGGATTGCCTTGCTAATAATTGGATTACATAATTGATTATGGGATCTTAACAGTACGAACCGCTGTGTTTGGTTAAGTGAAAGGGTTATATGCTCTGCTTAACACGATTAGACATCAATctatctttctatttttctttttcattttcaatccAATCACTTGAAGGTCTAATCTTTGGAATTAATTAGAAGTATCAGAATATATAAGATAGTCACCCATTTGATAGAGATGCACACCATAATTTGGGGAAGGACCGAAGGATGAAAGGTGCcagtttttatatttatattaggcGAATTGCACCTAGTTGAGAATAATGATAGTGACATAACAACTTCAATGAGTATTCCCGTCTCTGGCTCAGACCCTTAATTTCCCAAATTTAtcggaaaaaaataaaatatagcccGAATTACGActagtaattaaaaaatagccataattttaaaagtaatcgaaatttatcaattttttcatgtaaagataaaaccTGAACAAAAACACCCTTAAAATCCGGAAAGATTCcattataatatgctggagttcgaattttttacatatgagcttCCAGCATAATGTGTTGggggtccaacataatatgcgggAAGTTTATATACATGAGCTCCATAATTccgcatattatgttggaactttccgtgtggtggaattccaacataatatgctagaagtttatacgcaggagctccataatcaCACATATTGTACTGGAATTTTCTGTGTTTCagcaaaaaaatatttatttttcaatgAAACACTGGCTATTATTTGattaccaatccgaaaactggctagcctgTGCTATTTTCACAAATTTATCACTGCAATTATTATGCTTGAGATATTAAGCCGAGACATTACAAAGACATGCAGTCCAAGTCTGGCAGGCCTCCATTTTGGGCTGTATATGGGGCCTAGGATAGCCTATATACGTGAAAATAGCACGGCctaaccagttttcggactggaAATAAAAAAATAGCCAATGTTCGTAAAGTCAATAAGAAATAGCCATTGTGTTGTTGAAACATGAAAAATTTCAggataatatgctggattatggaactcatgcgtataaacttccagcatattatggtGAAACTCCAACActgaaaattccagcataatatgttggattatggagctcctcCATTTAAAATTCTCTCATactggaatctcatatgtaagAAATTCgaactctagcatattatgctgaaatttttttgaattatatctttacatgaaaaagagTCTacatttcgattacttttgaaattatggctatttttcaattatcggATGTAAATATTTCTGATTattttacctgcgtacccaagaTTACTGATAAGCCCATTTGTCAGGCCCAAATCCGATGGATTGTCTCTCTTCCCGCTCAATCGTCCCCACTTCGAAATTTCTTCAGAGACTTTAAGTTGCAGTTGACAAGACATTTGATTTGCAACGGTACAATTCGACGCTTCAAATTCGGCACAACCATGACTTCTCGAGCGGGTAAAAACTCTTCAATCCTCTAATTAATTTTCCATCTCGATTCAGATGCTTAGGGTAGTACTGACATGGTGGAATTTGAAATGCAGCTGATTTGTGGGCAGAACTCATAGCTGCTGAAAAACATCAATTTGATTGTCCCTCCGATCAACCTCGGGAACCAAATATTGCCGTTGTATATCGCCGCCAAAAATCCCATATTATTCCCCAAGATGATGACAGGTTTCTCTTTATAGTTTTTTCAGTTCTCAAATTTccatgttatttatttatttttttgttttggtgGTTCGCTGAAGGCTTTAACTTTTTTACTTTGATTTGTTTTCAGGAGGCAATCAAATTCAAATTCTAGTTACGAGAATCGGCTAAGTTTTCTCCCTGTTAAACGAATTAGTTGGAATCGTTCTCTTTCTACTAGGTTTTGCCTTCTGCCCTAATTTTATATTTCCCCCCTAAATTTCCACTGATATCAAAATCTATCTCCTTGGATATGCTTACAAGGATTGTGCTTGTAGTGGTTTTAGcttattcatttttttctttgatAAGTAATTTTGACTCAGTAGAAATGGAAATAATCCGGGATAAGGTTATTTTGGAAGCAAATATTCAGATTTACTGAAACAAGCAACAGTTTAGTCTATACTAAGATGTGTAGTTTATGAGTAATAAGACGACAAACAACCAGCAATTTTGAAGAATGCTTGCTGTAAGAAGCTTAAAGGCTGTCTAAATTCCATGTATCATTTTTAGGAGAGCCCTTACCTCCAGCGTCTGGGCAGTATATATTCATTGTTTTGTACTTAGCAATAAAGCTTATTCTATAGGCTAGCTCACTGGCGGAAACATATTGCCAGAACAATACAAACTTACCCGACCTAGATGATTCTATCCGTTTCCCATTCAGTCAACAAAATGGGTTTAAGACTTGAAGCTGTAAACAGTTCTCTGATTTTTGTTTATGTTTAGTCTCCTTGTTAAGAACTTTTTCTGGGTACCCTAAGTTGATGAAATTACTGGGGCTTTGACTTCACTTTTTAATTGAATCCATAACCCCTCCTCACCCTGTTATGTACATGGTAATTCCTATTACCTACCTTCTCTTTCTTTGTCATATTCGCGAATTCCAATTAGCTATTCGTTTCTTCCACTTTTGTCTTTCGCATTGAGTCGCTTTATTTTGTTGACAGAGGGAGAACTAGTGTTGCTGCTACTGTATGTGCTGAATTACATCCTCAAAAAAGGAAGCCTGGACGAAAAGCAAAACCACCTCTTCCAAGGGTAATTTGTTGAAAATATTTCCCAGCTCCTGCAAAGCCACCATGTAGTTGTTGTTTCTTTTCAAAAGGCATCAGTTAGCTAATATTTTGGTTATCATACAAAATCACATGTTGTCTATTTCTAATTCCTCATACTTTGTAGGGTAAAAAAGTTGAAGCTGCAAACTATGATAAGGAGCGGGCGTATTTTCAAGAAGTTGATGATTTTGAACTAATGATAGAAAGCCCCTCCCCAAACAAATGCAGTACATGGACTACAGGCGTCCAAACTGACGATATCATTATATCACGTTTGTCCTCAGTTCTACAGAAATGGTTGATTTCTAAGAAACTTAACCATACCTATGCACCCCCAGCTTCATTATCGAAGATATTAGAAACCCCAGCCTCTCGCAAAGAATCTGCTTGTGGAGTTATTTATGGATCCTCAAACGTGAAAACCCCTGAAAAAAAATTACTACGAGTTCCCTCTGGCTTGTACTTCACCCAGAACAAACACATTGGTTCTAGAGATGAAGATGTGTCCGGAGGGCGGCCTTTATCAGAAACAGCCATTGGAGAAATATGTCCCATGGATGAGGAAGGTTATGAAGATATTGATGTTGGTGTTAGTAAACTTTCTCTGACTTCCAGGCCTTCTTCAGTGGATGCTCACACATGGGATCCATTTTTGGCTCTATTGGCAGCATGTGGGCAGTCTGCTCCTTTAACACTACTGGAGATACTATCAAAGTATTGGTGCGGCTCCTATGACCCTTCCACTTTTG
It encodes the following:
- the LOC107812049 gene encoding putative serine/threonine-protein kinase haspin homolog isoform X1, whose product is MELLHLKFSHTGISYAQIRWIVSLPAQSSPLRNFFRDFKLQLTRHLICNGTIRRFKFGTTMTSRAADLWAELIAAEKHQFDCPSDQPREPNIAVVYRRQKSHIIPQDDDRRQSNSNSSYENRLSFLPVKRISWNRSLSTRGRTSVAATVCAELHPQKRKPGRKAKPPLPRGKKVEAANYDKERAYFQEVDDFELMIESPSPNKCSTWTTGVQTDDIIISRLSSVLQKWLISKKLNHTYAPPASLSKILETPASRKESACGVIYGSSNVKTPEKKLLRVPSGLYFTQNKHIGSRDEDVSGGRPLSETAIGEICPMDEEGYEDIDVGVSKLSLTSRPSSVDAHTWDPFLALLAACGQSAPLTLLEILSKYCEPQTIAKVGEGTFGEAFKVGENVFKIVPFDGDLRVNGEIQKKSEELLEEVILSGTLNSLRAHEGHLLNSCSTFIQTMDMRVCQGHYDASLLKAWEDWDVKHGSDNDHPKEFPEKQYYVVFVQEHGGKDLESFVLLNFNEAKSLLAQITLAMAVSEAAYEFEHRDLHWGNILLRRKGLDTVQFTLEGIEIHVRTYGLLVSIIDFTLSRINTGEDILFLDLSSDPELFEGPKGDKQSDTYRKMRDVTGEFWEGSFPKTNVLWLQYLVDILLLKKSYERTSKDERDLRSLKKRLNSYGSAREATSDVFFSELFVNLQHRLAEEPPRK